One segment of Rhodopirellula baltica SH 1 DNA contains the following:
- a CDS encoding ABC transporter permease: MATATSSFDDPDLDSHHLAATTWGSRVRVWKKIFTTALSERLVYRGDFALGTLMRFLPIVTQIFLWWAIYDSIAASQAAEQMVESAVGGSEVNGSELSSATEAVQIGGFGFRDMVAYYLITMLARAFSSMPGLASGIALQIREGEIKRYLIQPIDLISFLLINRVAHKVAYYAIAFAPFGLVFFLCRDYFVGGFPPPHLFAAFVGSLVMGFLIGFFLEAAIGMIGFWFLEVSSLLFLYMLFSFFLSGHMFPISLLPDSIEWFVNLLPLKYLAYFPAAVFLGKIPDEDLPMEMAIEAAWLTFFIVVCRWSYSRGVARYSGYGG; the protein is encoded by the coding sequence ATGGCGACCGCAACTTCGTCGTTTGACGACCCTGATCTGGATTCGCATCATCTCGCCGCTACGACGTGGGGCAGCCGCGTGCGAGTTTGGAAAAAAATTTTCACCACCGCTCTATCGGAACGATTGGTTTATCGCGGCGACTTCGCTCTCGGGACGTTGATGCGTTTCCTGCCAATCGTCACCCAGATTTTTCTGTGGTGGGCGATCTATGATTCAATCGCCGCCAGCCAAGCGGCCGAGCAAATGGTCGAGTCGGCCGTCGGCGGATCCGAGGTGAACGGTTCAGAGCTCAGTTCGGCGACCGAGGCGGTTCAAATTGGCGGTTTCGGTTTCCGCGACATGGTGGCGTACTACTTGATCACCATGTTGGCACGGGCATTCTCCAGTATGCCGGGTTTGGCATCTGGGATCGCTCTGCAGATTCGCGAAGGCGAAATCAAACGCTATTTGATCCAGCCAATCGACTTGATCAGCTTTTTGTTGATCAACCGAGTTGCTCACAAAGTCGCTTACTACGCGATCGCGTTCGCACCGTTTGGTTTGGTGTTCTTTCTTTGCCGCGACTACTTTGTCGGTGGGTTTCCGCCACCGCATTTGTTCGCCGCTTTTGTCGGATCGTTGGTGATGGGGTTTCTAATCGGCTTCTTTCTCGAAGCGGCGATTGGAATGATTGGCTTTTGGTTTTTGGAGGTCTCGTCGCTGCTGTTCCTTTACATGTTGTTCAGCTTCTTTCTGTCTGGGCACATGTTTCCGATTTCGTTGTTACCCGACAGCATCGAGTGGTTCGTTAATTTGTTGCCGCTGAAGTACCTCGCCTATTTCCCCGCGGCCGTGTTCCTGGGGAAAATTCCTGATGAAGACCTGCCGATGGAGATGGCGATCGAGGCGGCTTGGTTGACGTTCTTCATCGTTGTCTGCCGCTGGTCGTACTCTCGCGGCGTGGCCCGTTACAGCGGGTATGGAGGTTGA